The Ziziphus jujuba cultivar Dongzao chromosome 5, ASM3175591v1 genome segment aattttccatttaaaaagcTGAAATAGAATTAAATAGACCAATTAGTATTTATCATAATGATTTCCACTTATGATCACTACCATTGAGAATTTGACTTTTAACTTGGCTTTGActtcttattttaattatttggtgAATGAGCCTTGACTTTTCGCTTGAGCGTGCCGTGGTTTGTCcagtaaaacagaaaaaaacaaacaaacatggcgctttatttttacaattttcaaaCGTCATTGATTTATGTTCACTTAaagcaaataatcttttatcCAGAAAGCGATTTGTATAGCCAGATTTCgagttgttaaaaaaataaataaataaataaataattattgtatCTTCGTAAACTGAATTAtcatttcaaggaaatacataTCCATTTTCCAGAAGCAATTTTCTATAACAGTGATAAGCCCTGTTAAGAAAAAGAGGAAACAGTCAGGCGAGGTGAAGAATAGAACAATTTTCTATTCAATTAATGAACTGGAATACAGCCGCTATAACAACATGAAGATGGAAAAAcaccaacaaaaaacaaaaatgggaaagaaagaagaagcataCATATATTGATAACAAATATGACAGCAGATAGTTTTAATAATACACTGTCATCTGCAACCTTTCAACAAATAAGACGAGGGACTCGAAAAGCTAACAGAAGTTGATGATTTCCCATGTTCTATTCCTTTCCCAGGAGTCCCACATTCACTGAAGTCAAGGGTACGACGCTCCGTCTGCAAGGAATAGAAAAGGAATCGAATCAGTTGATCACTTGATCTTATGACAATTATAAGTCAACaataaaaatggaaagattTGATGGAGAAAATTTCACGTGTCTCTGGGTTTGAATTTGCCTATGAAGAACAGattatgataaataaaaattaaaaaaaaaaaaattgtgcaagTTGGTTTTCTTAGATATTCTAGATGTTTACAACCTAAAACCATTTTATACTTAAAAATGAGTCCACAACTTATATAATATGGTGATCTTCTTTAAGTGCTGATGGTTTGACTCGCATAACCATCACCTAGACACTTGTACCGCAAAGGAAATTACAAAACATTTGCACAGTTGAGTAAAATCTATTAAAGTTTTTCTCTAgcaataaccaaaaaataaataatgttcacAAGGTAGTTTATATCATACCAAAATATTTTGTGGCAAATGGGAATGGCTCTGAAGCTGGTTTGGTCGTACATGATTGTTCTCCTGATCCCGTCTCTCATGGCTTGTACGTCTTTGGAACAATGTTTCAGGCGTTTCATCTCCCAATATCTCCTGAGCATTGGCATATGCAGCAGCAGTTTGCTCACTTACCTGTTTCATCAACCCAATGGCATCATAGCTTCTATTACCTGGGCTCATAAAATAGCCAAAATCCTGGACAGATTTCAAATTTGATTAGAAACATAAAACGCATCTAGCATATAATGTAAGATTTTGCATCTTTAGAACTTCAATTACCTCTATAGTTATCTCGGTGTCAATCCTCGGGCAAGGTAAGAAAGAGTTGATAAACCAAGGAGACTTCCATGCTGAAGGGGATTCGATACTTCTTTTGAACGGAGTACTCCCAAACCTATAACAAAGATGATAAACCAAGtaacatattagaaaattaagGTAAATGATTTTTAGAACTTTCTCCAGAACCACAAGAAATTATCTGGGGATCCTAAGTTCCAACATTAGACTGGCCAGAGAGAAAAAGCAGGGGGATCAAATAGAACATGCTAGGAGAAACAACGATGCGTTatgtttttcttgtttcttgaagaaagaaaaaggaaacaaaaggaATACAAAAGAAATACAGACCATGAATAAAATATAGAGTaagcaataaaaataacaaatgaaggAATCTTACATGCTAATAGTTTCAGTTGTGGCATCACTACCAGCATTACAACCCATCATCTCTGGGAGGATCAGTGAAGAATCAGATCGTACACATGTCTCCGCAACTGAACAACTTACAAGCTTCTTCCCACTTATAGAAGGGGAGCAGACAGATGCACATTGTCTCTCAGCTGAGGTTTGGCCAACGCATTGATTTGATGTAGGTTCAGAGCTTTTGTGGTACTGATTCCTTGGAGTTTTCATGCCTGAGCCCAATGCTCTTTCAGCTTTAAGATTAACTTGATCAGGTGAATATAATAGAAGATCATTGATGTTATGTTCGACAAGAATTTCAGAAGGCATTTCTtcctgacaaaaataaaaagagaggtTTGATTAACTAAAAAGGTTATATCAACCTACCTGGGATATTTGCTTTACCCCATATAAGTTTGAACACTGATGCCAAATTAGCAATAACAATATAAAGTCAGCAATTTCAGTCCCAACTAAAATTATACACGATGATCTCCCAACTAAACTTATATACGATGATCTCCcaactaaaattatatatgatgatCTGAAATAGAAGAAACTAAAAGAGGAACTCACTATTTCGGAAGTAGGACCAGCATCAATCTTGGTCTTAGCATCAACATCAACAACTCCATGCTTTGTCTTTTCCTGGGATTCACTATCTTCAACATCTTTCTCTGGGATACTACCATCAGAAATTTCAGTACTATCACTCCCTTTTTTCAATCTCTCTGGAGTGAGATGACCCTGGTTTTCTTTATCGGCAGCAGAGGCTGCAGAGTTCCTAGTATTCCCATCTTGACAACAAGATGGAGAAACGGAAGGTGCTTTATGACTCCCACTGTCATCAAACATGACATCCAAACGAGAAAAATCTCTCATCAAACTAGAGGTAACATGAGTATCTAGCTTTTTGTCACATCTTCTGTCTGACAATGGTGAGAATAACTCCCGGTGTCGTTTCTTCAAAATGGTTGGTGTACCTGTAAAAGTTTTAGCAGCACTTTTCAGCACAGCATCAGGGCTATTATCTCGAGTTGGAGAATCCCATAACCTAAATGGAGTAAGACAGTTCATGGAAGACATCATCAGCTGGCGGATACCAAGGGGACTATATTCTTGCTGCATATCGCTACTAGATTGTACAAGATCACAGCTAAAAAATGGAACATCCAAACTAGGAAAACGAGGAGGTTCATAGCACAGAGCTCCTGTATCTTTCTGTTCCCTGAGCTCGTCTGGTCTTCTATCCATGGGACATGTCTGTGTGTCTGATCTTGAACTAAATGTATTTACAGGTACTAATTTAGAAGAATCCTTCAATGTGTCCGATTGCTCGTGGAGTCCTATTGCATCTGTACCATCATTGCAAGGAGAATTGGCACAGTCATTGGCAAAAACAAAGCCATCATCGGAACTAATGATATACTCATATTCTTGTGTTCCAAATAAATGATTCGATTCACCACCAAATATAAGTGGACGATCATTAGCAGAAATCACAGTGGGATGAAATGTTTGAGAGCATGAAGTTCCCGTCGCATTAGAGTTTGAAGGACAATACAATTGTGTAGCTGCAGTCCCACTGGCTTCGGACATAGGAATGTTTGATGAGTGACTAAGTAATGAACCTGTGCATCCACCCAAACCAACAAAGTCTGAACCTTTTGCCAGAGTTTTTGAGGAAAAGCATCTATTATTCATTGCTTCTGAAAATAACACAGTGCAACACTCATCATCAGATATCAGCATGTGTGCTGGTTTATTAGAACTCAAGGGCATAGTCCCCATGGAAGTAGAAACACTTAACCCTTCAGAAGTTTGAAATTGAACATTCTCCCCTTGTCTTACATCAGAACCTAAACAGTGTGTTGGAATTCCTGACCGTTCACATGCCAATTCTAGTGAAGAAATATTAGGTAACTCATCTAAATTGAACTGGATATCCCCACTGATAGATGTTTCAGCATCATGTGGGAAACCCTGCTCAAGAAATTTGGCAGCTGAACCTATTTCTGGAGATATTTCTGGAACAGAAAAGGCAGAACCTTCTACTGATGGATAATATGGTACAGAACAAGATGCTGAACTGGGGTTTGGATCCTTTCCTAGACCAGAATTGTTAGTCCCCTGAAATTCCTTTCTTGTACATAGCACCACACTGGCCATGTCATTTGAAGAAGGAAATCGACCAGAAAATGTTGAATCCTGACTGCATTCTGAAATTTCCTCTGCCTCAGTCCCTTTATGACCACTATCATCTCCACTGCTCTGCATTCTCGAAGAAGATGAAACCATAGGTTGGTTTTGATGTCCAACATGAGGCAGGCCCTGGAACTGTGCAAGTAAACCTGACTTCAAATAAGAATCCAATTTCTTTTTCACAGAACTGTTCCAATGATTTTTTATAGAATTGTCTGTCCTGTTTACAAGAAGAGCACAAACATACTTCAAGATGGTTATGAACAGTAAGTATAATATGACAGCAGCAATAACATTAGTCACGGATTATGAATAAATGGAGATCAAATATAGCACTGTCTGTTCCAATGATAATTTTGCAGCATTTGTTGCCTGTTTACAAGAAAAAGCACAGATATATTTTAAGATGATTATGGAAGGTGTTGATAAACAGCTGTAGACAAAAAGGAGATACAACAGTTGTAATGGCACAGCCTCAGAAGATGAATCAAGAAAAGAAGAGATCGACTATAAAGAACCATTaaatcaaaaacaacaaaagaaaatgattGCCTCTTCAATGCAAACTAACCTTCCTGGCAAAAACTTTGTTAGCTCTGCCCATTTGTTCCCATAAATCTGATGAGCACGAATTAAAGCCAACTCTTCTTCTTGGGTCCATGCTTCTTTGTTTATAGCAGGATTAAGATGATTATGCCACCTAGAATAAGTTTCAGCATTTATGAGTGGAAAAATCTgtgaaaatcaaattaagacAGAGAAGTATAGTGTGTGTATGCATGCGCGTGTGTGTGTTGGTAAAGTTACTACAGCATCCTCCACAAAAGATTAGCATGCAGCAACTCATGGACTTTTCAAGATTGACAAGATTTTATCGAGGCACATCCATATAATGATGGTGATAATAAATACAttaataataaccaaaaaaaaaaaaaaatggtattagtagtaataatataatagtaCTTTCGTTATTTCTATAGACAACCACAACATTAAAAAGGATGAAGATGAGGATGACAAATAGCAGTAGCaatgaaatggaaaaaaaaaagtaatttcatccattcacaaaaaattaaacaaccatacCTTTCCCGACATTGCTTACCAATACGTCCAGGTAAATGCTGAGAAATTGTGGACCACTTTTTTGGCCCATATTTGTTCACCAATTCAATAATTATCTCATCCTCCTATTTACATTGTTAAAGAAGCGACAAGGTAATATTAGATTCCATAAAAAGATTATTCATATGGTCCAACTCTGTGGAGACACACTGGCTACCACAATGGAAATGGGCATAAAACACAAGATATAGCTAATAGGGATTACCTCTTTAGACCAGGGACCTTTGACAAGCTCTGGATTCAAGACCTTCTGCCATCTATGGAGGCATTGTACGTCAGTACGATCCTTGAAACACTCCGCTACAAAAAGCCAATTTTTACAGTTAAATGAAGCGTAATGGATTGAACAgtgtgaaaaacaaaaatagaccAGTTAAGGGATTTGAGATAGGTTGCGATAATGAAATGTAAAAATCACAgcagccaaaaaataataacatatcatcCTTGGTAAGTGAATAACTTGTACAGCTTAGTGCCTTCAAAAGGATCCACTTTACaattttcatccataaaaagAGGGCAAAAGATATATTGTGCTCATTTCCAAATGCAAAGGGTGATTAACTCtacaaagagaagagaaaacTGAAACATAAATGAGGTTGATTCAAGCTGAAgttatgataattaattttcagaTATCAAAcatcaaaagtcaaatttaaataaccATTTGTATCCAAAAGTCATTATGTGGCTTTAAACAGAGTAACAGTTTTAGCATTTTTAGCAATCCAACAACTAGATATTAAATTCATAACAGTGGTTACTCCTCTCATTTATAGAAGCACACCATGCTTTTTACCAATTTAAATTTTGTCTAACCCTCTCCTAGACCTAAAGTTACAGATATTAGATGTTTGATCAATCTAAATCAACAACTGAGCAATACAGAATTCCAATGGAAAGACCAACAATACAACAAATAATTTAGATAATCCAGAAAAATATTGtgcaaaagaagaaattaaaaataaagaacaagCTTAAGCATAATACCTATTTTTTTCCAGTTCTTTCCTTTAAACCGCTGAACAGCCCTTCGCAAGACCTCATCCTGAATGCATGTAAAAACCATGAGATGAACttttaaatggaaataaaaatgcGGGAAAAGGAACAGCCATTGACTAAAAATAGTTAAAAGATTATTCTTGAAACATGGTATATTGGGCACATTCACAAGTCATTGCATCAACTAAATATGCTACTAagattttatatctttttattattggaGCTCCTCTAAAATTCACCTCTTCAGGTGTCCATTGTCCTTTAGTAGAACGCCTTGTAGGCCCACTGGTCCTCCTACAAAAGAGTTGCATAATATTAGATAATACCCAGTTTCAACATAGCTgctattttctcaatcaaagcAAATACAGCCATACTAAAGTTAAAGCAAATGATTTTAttctttgtttacttttttttttttttatttactcatttagttatttttgagtgagagagagagagagagagagtaaagaaGTGCATTACAACATCCAAGGAGCAAAGAACCCAAGGATTTAGAATTAAAAGCTAcacaatatccaaaaaaaaattagtttaaaaaagTAATCAACATGAAGTTAATCTTTCATTGAGAATAAATTTGACACCAAAGTTCAGCTAAATTTGTTCTTTATatgtattgttttttctttatcacTCATTCAAcaattaagagaaaaaagacaatttataaagaaaaggCTGCTAAGAACAGATAAAACATTCTAATCAACATAGTATTGTCTAACTAAAAATGAACAGTAAACAGCTAAGGCAACTTATTGTGCTTATCCATCACCATCTATTAggcaaaattttccaacaaattgAGAACAGAAAGAAGgagtaaataatgaaaatttgacAAGACAACCAAAGAGCTAAGTTCTAAATGCGTTTACAAAGCTTACCCATGTAGAGCTCGAATTTTCTGAAAACCATCACCAAGACCATCTGAAGGAGTAGAAATTGACCTGTCACCTTCCATAGTTTTTCAACAGAAAAATAAAGCTGCATACCCCAATCCCCACTCGACAACAATTAGCTCCACTGTATATCTTCCAAATCATTATAATCTCCTTAAGAATTGGTGATAGCAACCGTTTCGCAAGACAGCCCCACGGACTAGAAAAGAAGCACAgataaagttaaaaataatgcTAATAATTGATAATGGAAATCAAATATCAGCAAGAGGTCCATAGTGTACAAAATCATggacaaaaaattttaacaatagATTGAGCATATATGTGCATGTCTGTATATAAAggtccaaaaggaaaaaattctAAATGAAATTCCAGAACAACATTTAAGAGCTCCTTAACATGTTAGTCAACCTGAACTCAAAGATCTATAGGATATCTGTGTACAAAATCATggacaaaaaattttaacaatagATTGAGCATCTATGTGCATGTCTGTATATAAAggtccaaaaggaaaaaattctAAATGAAATTCCAGAACAACATTTAAGAGCTCCTTAACATGTTAGTCAACCTGAACTCAAAGATCTATAGGATATCTGACTTATAtatgacattttttatttattcgtttattttcttttgggtgTATGAAAAAGGCATTTTTAGCTGATCTGGTGGCATTTTAGGACCTTtggaagaagggaaaaaaaacctTGAAAATTCAGCtaaattatttcaaaagttAATTCTTTACCCGTAGAGTCTAAACTAATttaaatttacaaccaaaaatcCATAgattcaaaaacaaattgattagTAAAGTAGGATGGACTCAGTGGTCTACACAATATGCCCCAATAGGCCATTCCACAACATGGTAAAAATTAAACCCCAATTGCCatacaaaacttaaaaatagaataattatgCCCTTAAGCAACCAAATTCAAAACAATCACCTATACAGGATGTGCCTATCTACTTCAAGGCGCagctaatttaaaataaagcaaGTCACTACtcaaaattcaaactaaatatatatatatatatatatatatatatatacacatacatatatattcactaattcttaaaaattaaccaaaatttgaacCTTGAGGGTAGCAGAATAAAAACGATTGCAAAATTTTACAGTTCGAATTCCAAAACAAATCCAAAAAACAATACAACGATTTAAACACGATCGAATCCGAAGAACAAAGAAATCGAACAGAAAAAGGCCGGAAAATCAAACTGCTCAACAATCGAACTACTTGTCAAGATCCAAGCGTCAtatttcaaattcattaaactgaaaaaaaaaaaaaaaaaaaaaaaggaaaaaaaaatttaatactaaCGGAAGTGAGCTTCGAGGAGTGGCATGCAGAAAAtccaaagagagagaaagtcgATGCTGCGATCGGGACTGTTCACAGTTCGAAGattcaaaaatgataaaaatgtcggagagagagagagagagagagagatctgcAAACGCAAAGCAAAAGTAGAGAGAGAGTTTGGTGAAGAGAAGGTAAACGGTCCGGAGCTCTATTCAAAATTAAAGGGGCGGACTACGGAGATTCAAATCAAACCCTATGGAGGCGTTAAACATCGAACACGTTTGGTATGCCAGTGGTCTAGATTTTGACACGTTGGATTGTCGGCCATCCATTTTATGACATTTAGTTGCTGATCTTTTTCAAAAAGTTTAACGTTCATGTTATATTTCCTACGTACTTGCgaaaacaatttatatattattatttcctacgtttttattctttattttttttccgagAATATGACAAATTAACatgtctttaaaaaataaaaaaaaataaaaaaagggaaaaacaaaagTGGAAATTATAGACATACccctttatttataaattttactgTGTATgcctttgaaattttgaaaaataataaaatcctcCTTTTCAATTTCGGTacgttattatttttttaaaacttaaacatgtaataaatataGTAGGGTTGAAAttcctataataataataataatacaaattatatattttaatcgtAATTTCTTTTAGCTACCaaacaatcaaattaatttaataaataaatatttatcttcTCCAATTGGATGAGTGATCTCCGCCATTCTTCTATAATttcctttttgtattttatcttttattttatctttcttattttcttattcttgctAAACgacaaacaaaatataatcATCCATAAACAATACAAAtaccaaattttgaaatttgagtaaataaaaaaagttgctTAAAGTAGGTAAACTGCTTTACTATCGAATTCGGATCCAACTAAGAATGATAACCTTCTCACAacatgaagaggaaaaaaataaataaataaataaaatccatcaTCAGCTATCCATGatttaaatgtggaattaaataattaaatttcttttatttttatatatcaggTAGAccaattctattttttattttttttatttttccttctatttttttaaaggattttTAGGAGatcttcaaatgtttatttgcACACAACTCACATACTTTTTAAAGTTCTTGAAAGTGCAGTTTATTTGACTGCTTTAGTTGTTGTGGCATCAAGCAACttcatcacaaaaaaaaaattttaaaaaaaaaaaaagctactgCATATTTCTAttagcttttctttttccctttttcttttgaatttttccCAATTTGTTACCACGAttttaagattaaaatttttataaaaatattattgcacTTGATATTTAGCTTAAaggaaaattttctttcaaaacataAACAGCAACATGGGAATGGTACATCATTAAACCATAAAAAGTTCATTAACAATATATGCTATGCACTCAAGCCGCagacacttttttctttttctttttctttttctttttttgggggggttggTTTTTCCTTGTGCAGTTTGTCTTCAACCATTAATGCTTGTTGATTTGAAGATAAGGAAGTAGAGCTTTGCCAGTCCAAAGTGGATGAAATTTCCTCTGAAATGGGTGAAGAAAGAACTGAAGTTTGTTCCCACCACACATTGCCATCCAGACCCATACATCTTATCAAAATCCTATTCAACAACAGAACACAATTATCAAAACCCACTCTTCTTAACTTAactgagaaaaaaataaaataaaaaataaaaataaaaattgatcacCTTCTTGATGTGGGCAGCAATGGTGATACAATCAGAAACTTCATAAAGATCAAGGGCCCGGGAAGCAGAAGCCGTAGCTTGAGCTTGCATCAATGCTGGCATGTCTGTTTCCTGGATCACAGCTTTACCTTCCAACATCTCCTCTGTGAAATATTTTCTAAGTGAGATTTGACCTGAGAGAGAGTTTCTTTGTTTTCTACTACTTTCTTTATATGGTGAAGTAACAATTTAATACACCAAAAACCTTCAGGTAGCCtccaccaaaaatatataatcgcCTATCTCTTTGCTTTTAATGCTTGGGATAAAGCAGTTAGATCTTAAATAAAGCCAGGAATCACCCTATTTATTACACTTAATTTGAATCGGCCGTGCAAGGAGGAACGACAATTTTCCgaattttattcatttgtactttctttatttttaaagaaagaacTATTAAGGGTGAGATATTCGAATACTAGCTTTGAAATACTAGAGCTTTGCCACTAGATCGATCCATAAGATAGTCCATTATACCTTTAGGGGGGAGAAACTTCATAAAAGCTCACCCTTAAACAAGTATTAAtaccaaaaagcaaaaaatagaaaataaaaaaataaaaattaaaaaaatttaaaaaagggaaagaataaAAGACACTCTAAGGTTGGCAACATGATATATTAATGCCATCGttgcaaaaaaagaaatatatcattaaattttcttttaagtcACATTggcagaaagaagaaaaaaaaaaaaaaaattacaagttaTCGTTCTATGGTGATCAGATCCCATTGAACCAGAATCGACATTGTACTCATTTCGCCTAAAATCTCTTAAGGTGTCACAAAATTTATCCATAAACAGATTTTAAGGGTTTACAGAAAACTCCCATGTGGATCAAACTTTTTGAGCTTTATATGGGCGACCTGTTGCGGTGTCATTATCTCTTGAGCGAGAGTGTTTCCCACCTCTTTGGTGTCTACCTCCCCTGtttaccataaaaataaaaacaaataaggaGGTAATTAGAacattaaattagaaatttaaataGAAGATGAATGTAGGACAAAGATTTTCAGTAAATTCTAACCTTCCACGGGAACCTTTGTTTCCACGGGATTTTTCTTGATTACCGCGGAGTAGGCTCCAGTACTCCTTTTCAGCCTCACCTGAAAGCATGACAGCCAAAACAAATTATCAGTCACGGCCAGATTACTTTATCAAAGTCATAGCCATGAAGGAACCAAAACAAAAGGGTTATAAATCAGTACAAGGCCACAATTATGGACAAACTCAATGTGAAAATCACCAATGTGGgtcaaacattatatatatatatatgtatatatccacaGCAGAACCCAGATGAGTCCACTATGCACGGTCAAATACCCTTGAAACCAATTGTAAAATACGGTATAGTAATCTAAGGCATACTAATTGGATATCCAGCAGTAGCTGCTAATTTTTTGCAGTTTGATATACAGATGTTGCTAGTAAACAAGTATCATCTAGACATTCTACAACAATAACCACTTCATATCATGTGAAATCATAACTTCCGAATAACCATTATAAATATAACAACTGACGATAATGGAAATTGCAGCCTACCAGAGACTGGTTCTAAAGTGGCAATATAATTCTTGACAATCAGACCCCCCTGTTCAGAGAGGACAGCAGCAGCACGGGCTTTCTGAGCTGCTTCAGGATCTTCAAACCGGATGTATCCAGACTCTTCTCCAATCTTAAAATCAATGAACTTCACAGAACAAAGCAT includes the following:
- the LOC107420692 gene encoding transcription factor MYB3R-1, with amino-acid sequence MEGDRSISTPSDGLGDGFQKIRALHGRTSGPTRRSTKGQWTPEEDEVLRRAVQRFKGKNWKKIAECFKDRTDVQCLHRWQKVLNPELVKGPWSKEEDEIIIELVNKYGPKKWSTISQHLPGRIGKQCRERWHNHLNPAINKEAWTQEEELALIRAHQIYGNKWAELTKFLPGRTDNSIKNHWNSSVKKKLDSYLKSGLLAQFQGLPHVGHQNQPMVSSSSRMQSSGDDSGHKGTEAEEISECSQDSTFSGRFPSSNDMASVVLCTRKEFQGTNNSGLGKDPNPSSASCSVPYYPSVEGSAFSVPEISPEIGSAAKFLEQGFPHDAETSISGDIQFNLDELPNISSLELACERSGIPTHCLGSDVRQGENVQFQTSEGLSVSTSMGTMPLSSNKPAHMLISDDECCTVLFSEAMNNRCFSSKTLAKGSDFVGLGGCTGSLLSHSSNIPMSEASGTAATQLYCPSNSNATGTSCSQTFHPTVISANDRPLIFGGESNHLFGTQEYEYIISSDDGFVFANDCANSPCNDGTDAIGLHEQSDTLKDSSKLVPVNTFSSRSDTQTCPMDRRPDELREQKDTGALCYEPPRFPSLDVPFFSCDLVQSSSDMQQEYSPLGIRQLMMSSMNCLTPFRLWDSPTRDNSPDAVLKSAAKTFTGTPTILKKRHRELFSPLSDRRCDKKLDTHVTSSLMRDFSRLDVMFDDSGSHKAPSVSPSCCQDGNTRNSAASAADKENQGHLTPERLKKGSDSTEISDGSIPEKDVEDSESQEKTKHGVVDVDAKTKIDAGPTSEIEEMPSEILVEHNINDLLLYSPDQVNLKAERALGSGMKTPRNQYHKSSEPTSNQCVGQTSAERQCASVCSPSISGKKLVSCSVAETCVRSDSSLILPEMMGCNAGSDATTETISMFGSTPFKRSIESPSAWKSPWFINSFLPCPRIDTEITIEDFGYFMSPGNRSYDAIGLMKQVSEQTAAAYANAQEILGDETPETLFQRRTSHERRDQENNHVRPNQLQSHSHLPQNILTERRTLDFSECGTPGKGIEHGKSSTSVSFSSPSSYLLKGCR
- the LOC107420686 gene encoding uncharacterized protein LOC107420686, giving the protein MLEGKAVIQETDMPALMQAQATASASRALDLYEVSDCITIAAHIKKDFDKMYGSGWQCVVGTNFSSFFTHFRGNFIHFGLAKLYFLIFKSTSING